Proteins from a genomic interval of Rubinisphaera italica:
- a CDS encoding sugar phosphate isomerase/epimerase family protein, with amino-acid sequence MFISASTGCYSHLKFEDACQQLADLEYDRIELTLSDQGDDFTIASIIEDPDAAVSRCRNATRLSICAINITSEMKPDEFPSLFKFAKLLKITQVTIPSLELGTPFNDETDRLKKLVTLATQDGIRLSLKTQIGRLTEDPHTATELCGAVKGLGLTLDPTHYTCGPHREQDYDIVFPFTTHVHFRDSTPDQMQVSVGLGEIDYSRIITGLKRYDYRRAFSVDMIPSLSDPNSLGLEMRKLRMLLESLL; translated from the coding sequence GTGTTTATTTCTGCCTCGACCGGTTGTTATTCCCACCTGAAATTTGAAGATGCGTGTCAACAACTGGCCGATCTGGAATACGATCGCATCGAACTGACCCTGAGTGATCAGGGAGATGATTTTACGATTGCGAGTATCATCGAAGATCCCGATGCCGCAGTTTCCCGCTGTCGAAATGCCACTCGCCTTTCCATTTGCGCGATCAATATCACCAGCGAAATGAAACCGGACGAATTCCCCAGCCTGTTCAAATTCGCCAAGCTTCTGAAAATCACTCAGGTGACCATTCCCTCACTGGAGCTGGGAACACCTTTCAATGACGAAACCGATCGTCTCAAAAAACTTGTCACCCTGGCGACTCAGGATGGCATCCGACTCTCTTTAAAAACGCAAATCGGTCGCCTGACGGAAGACCCACACACAGCCACCGAACTTTGCGGAGCTGTCAAGGGACTGGGACTGACACTCGACCCGACCCATTATACGTGTGGCCCGCATCGTGAGCAGGATTACGACATCGTCTTCCCGTTCACAACTCATGTTCACTTCCGCGATTCCACTCCCGACCAGATGCAGGTCTCGGTTGGGTTGGGAGAAATCGATTACAGCCGCATTATCACCGGCCTCAAACGCTACGATTACCGCCGCGCCTTCAGCGTCGACATGATCCCCAGCCTGAGCGACCCCAATTCCCTCGGCCTGGAAATGCGTAAACTCCGCATGCTTCTCGAGTCGTTGCTGTAA
- a CDS encoding penicillin-binding transpeptidase domain-containing protein yields MRNQPHSQWQVIDAAAEQRESAWSLDRQVELRTWLLIGIAIVGLCVIGIRISQLKAYRQQSFLENANPITIREESIPAVDGRIFSSDGQLLAYDDERFNVSVHYRWLEDPPDPRWLRSQVKTLKKRSLELKELSDDAAEEQVLELRKNLWQKLILAGNITPEEFEKTRKKIQKQVEGIAEVVDRNQLEKKQKKDAEQEERSGSFSSWDDVWKLVKSELTEPPSRGRPDPIVIREELDYHPIIQNVSTSVVAEIESHPSEYPGVRIAPSTTRIYPRGNLASHIIGLRSSLREDQIRERRAELEGPDPLAYQAGDRQGRFGVERSYNSILRGLPGSQKVSLARAGDLIKTEKIRSSQSGKHLVLSLHSQLQLASEEMLDELISPEPSLIPPLPDGLVDPSAKQTQGGCVLVMNIYSGELLAAASSPRPDLQKLAIGSSDYWQELNSDKRAPLLSRVTQVLLAPGSTFKPVTAVALCETDGVPQETFQCRGFLDDPFSHRCAIFQSYGIGHEDITLTDAIAQSCNVYFFAAARRMGSAPLVTWCDRFGFGNTTGVDLPFEQSGHVPAPRDNQPEGKYQWYPGDNLGLAIGQSYLTVTPLQMLTMTALIANGGELVTPRVVSRIASGGENSEKPDIIPPVKSKPIPISPETITAIQLGMKEAVASPKGTAHKTAYLKEIAIAGKTGTAQTGGNRDSHAWFIGYVPADRPQYAFVIMLEHGGSGGADAGPLAKKLVQSLLELGFVEPK; encoded by the coding sequence ATGCGAAATCAACCTCACTCGCAATGGCAGGTCATCGACGCAGCTGCGGAGCAGCGCGAGTCGGCCTGGAGTCTGGACCGGCAGGTTGAATTACGCACGTGGTTATTGATTGGGATCGCTATTGTTGGGTTGTGCGTCATCGGTATTCGCATCTCCCAGCTCAAAGCCTACCGGCAGCAGAGTTTTCTCGAAAACGCGAATCCGATTACCATTCGCGAAGAATCGATCCCGGCAGTCGATGGCCGGATTTTTTCCAGTGATGGCCAACTGCTCGCCTACGATGACGAACGCTTCAACGTCTCGGTCCATTACCGCTGGCTCGAAGATCCTCCCGATCCCCGCTGGCTGCGAAGTCAGGTCAAAACCCTGAAAAAACGCTCGCTCGAACTGAAAGAACTCTCCGACGACGCAGCCGAAGAACAAGTTCTGGAGTTACGTAAGAATCTCTGGCAGAAGCTGATCTTGGCTGGAAACATTACTCCCGAAGAGTTTGAAAAAACACGGAAGAAAATCCAGAAGCAGGTTGAAGGCATTGCCGAAGTCGTCGACCGTAACCAGCTGGAAAAGAAGCAGAAGAAAGATGCAGAACAGGAGGAACGCTCCGGCTCGTTTTCTTCATGGGACGATGTCTGGAAACTCGTCAAAAGCGAATTGACCGAACCGCCGTCGCGCGGTCGTCCGGATCCCATTGTGATCCGAGAAGAACTCGATTATCACCCGATCATACAGAACGTTTCGACGTCTGTGGTCGCAGAAATTGAATCGCATCCGTCAGAATATCCCGGGGTACGCATTGCCCCAAGCACGACGCGCATTTATCCCCGAGGAAATCTGGCCAGTCACATTATCGGTTTACGTAGCAGTCTGCGAGAAGATCAGATTCGCGAACGACGTGCAGAACTCGAAGGTCCTGACCCTCTTGCTTATCAGGCAGGGGATCGGCAGGGACGCTTTGGTGTCGAACGGAGTTATAATTCAATCCTCCGCGGACTTCCCGGCTCTCAGAAAGTGAGTCTGGCCCGGGCAGGCGATCTTATCAAAACGGAAAAAATCAGATCGAGTCAGTCAGGTAAACATCTCGTACTCTCCCTGCATAGTCAACTGCAGTTGGCTTCCGAAGAGATGCTTGATGAATTGATTTCTCCCGAACCGAGCCTCATACCTCCCTTACCCGATGGCCTGGTTGATCCCTCAGCCAAACAAACACAGGGTGGCTGTGTGCTGGTGATGAATATCTATTCGGGAGAACTGCTGGCAGCCGCTTCGAGTCCGCGTCCCGACCTGCAGAAACTGGCGATTGGTAGTTCTGATTATTGGCAGGAACTCAACTCCGATAAACGGGCGCCTTTGCTCTCGCGGGTGACACAGGTTCTACTGGCTCCCGGTTCGACCTTCAAACCGGTCACGGCGGTTGCCCTCTGTGAAACAGACGGAGTGCCCCAGGAGACGTTTCAGTGCCGAGGTTTTCTGGATGACCCGTTCAGTCATCGCTGTGCGATATTTCAGTCGTATGGCATCGGACATGAAGACATCACTCTGACAGACGCGATCGCCCAGTCCTGCAATGTTTACTTCTTTGCGGCTGCCCGTCGCATGGGATCTGCACCGCTGGTCACCTGGTGCGATCGTTTCGGATTCGGAAACACAACCGGAGTCGACCTTCCCTTCGAGCAATCGGGACACGTTCCTGCTCCTCGGGATAATCAGCCGGAGGGGAAGTATCAGTGGTATCCGGGAGACAATCTGGGGCTGGCGATCGGGCAGAGTTATTTGACCGTAACTCCCTTGCAGATGCTGACGATGACCGCCCTAATCGCAAATGGTGGTGAACTGGTCACGCCTCGTGTAGTCAGTCGGATCGCCTCAGGAGGCGAAAACTCTGAGAAACCCGACATCATCCCCCCTGTAAAGTCCAAACCAATTCCAATCTCTCCCGAGACTATCACAGCCATCCAATTGGGAATGAAAGAAGCGGTCGCGAGTCCAAAAGGGACGGCTCACAAAACGGCTTATCTGAAAGAGATTGCCATCGCAGGCAAAACCGGCACAGCTCAAACGGGAGGCAATCGCGACAGTCACGCCTGGTTTATCGGCTACGTCCCAGCAGACCGGCCTCAATATGCCTTTGTCATCATGCTGGAACACGGCGGCTCAGGCGGAGCCGATGCCGGACCGCTGGCAAAAAAACTGGTCCAAAGCCTGCTGGAACTTGGATTTGTTGAGCCGAAATGA
- a CDS encoding argininosuccinate synthase produces the protein MSKEKVVLAYSGGLDTSVLIGWLQDKGYEVHCLYVDLGQPCEDRKAIMQKAVDIGAASAEIADVREELCSDFAFPVLQWQAKYESIYLLGTSIARPLISKACLQRAREVGAVAFVHGATGKGNDQCRFQLAAEALDPTVKIIAPWRMKEFRDAFPGRTEMLAYCEEKNIPVKATSSKPYSSDENCLHISYEAGKLEDPEVDGVTVIDFGMTVSPQDAPDKEEFVTVGFESGIPVTLNGASKSPLEMVTELNEIAGRNGVGRIDLIENRYVGMKSRGVYEAPGMTALYTAHLAMEQMTLDRDLTHLRDRMSAEVAEMVYYGMWYCAKMDALMAFIKEAQKPVSGEVKLSFYKGNCRVASWKSSNSLYIDEIASMEGGGTYNQDDAEGFLRIMGLPLRVQGSVRPREW, from the coding sequence ATGAGTAAAGAAAAAGTCGTTCTGGCCTACAGTGGTGGACTCGATACCTCCGTTCTGATCGGCTGGTTGCAGGATAAGGGTTACGAAGTTCACTGTCTGTATGTCGACCTCGGACAGCCTTGTGAAGATCGCAAGGCGATTATGCAGAAGGCTGTGGATATCGGAGCCGCCTCTGCTGAAATTGCCGATGTTCGGGAAGAACTTTGCAGCGATTTTGCGTTTCCGGTTCTGCAGTGGCAGGCCAAATACGAAAGCATCTATTTGCTCGGAACCTCGATTGCCCGTCCGCTGATTTCCAAAGCTTGTCTGCAACGGGCTCGCGAAGTGGGAGCGGTTGCGTTTGTGCATGGGGCGACTGGCAAAGGGAACGATCAATGTCGTTTCCAGCTGGCAGCCGAGGCTCTTGACCCGACTGTCAAAATTATTGCCCCCTGGCGCATGAAAGAATTCCGCGATGCCTTCCCCGGTCGTACGGAAATGCTCGCCTACTGCGAAGAGAAAAACATCCCCGTCAAAGCGACCTCTTCCAAGCCTTACAGTTCCGATGAAAACTGTCTGCACATCAGCTACGAAGCCGGCAAGCTGGAAGATCCGGAAGTCGATGGTGTGACGGTTATCGATTTCGGCATGACGGTTTCTCCTCAGGATGCTCCTGATAAAGAAGAGTTTGTGACGGTCGGCTTTGAATCCGGTATTCCTGTCACACTCAATGGAGCCAGCAAATCGCCACTCGAAATGGTGACGGAACTTAATGAAATTGCCGGCCGTAATGGGGTTGGTCGGATCGATTTGATCGAGAACCGCTACGTCGGTATGAAGAGCCGCGGCGTCTACGAAGCTCCCGGAATGACCGCTCTCTACACGGCTCATCTGGCTATGGAACAGATGACCCTCGACCGCGACCTGACTCATCTGCGGGATCGGATGTCGGCTGAAGTGGCCGAGATGGTCTATTATGGAATGTGGTATTGTGCGAAGATGGATGCCCTGATGGCGTTTATCAAAGAAGCACAGAAACCCGTGAGCGGCGAAGTAAAACTCTCCTTCTACAAAGGGAATTGCCGAGTAGCGAGCTGGAAGAGTTCGAACAGTCTGTACATCGATGAAATCGCCAGCATGGAAGGGGGCGGCACCTACAATCAGGACGATGCCGAAGGCTTCCTGAGAATCATGGGACTGCCGCTGCGAGTCCAGGGAAGCGTACGACCTCGCGAGTGGTAA
- a CDS encoding ankyrin repeat domain-containing protein, producing MKKLDWYLYSIAAVGVIIVIAINVYFYQIQQHRKYLRSLGLHGAAVHFPHLIPEIAEMGVDINELDADGHTPLHMAVTFKKVESVKLLLDRNADPNIKNSSDKINPTALHDATFILSSPDEAEIVKLLLKAGADPNVTGNQKETPLHRIARTGNQSLALDVAKDLIDAGADVNSEAFRGMTPLQSAVALGNTALIDLLLTAGADAEQRNDHGFRAIDQINASANREEIQKIFEKHGADSVRRPELFAKYRKDENSE from the coding sequence ATGAAAAAGCTTGACTGGTATTTGTATTCCATCGCCGCAGTCGGTGTGATTATTGTGATTGCCATCAATGTTTATTTCTATCAAATTCAGCAACACCGGAAGTATCTTCGTTCCCTGGGACTCCATGGAGCAGCGGTTCATTTTCCCCATTTAATTCCTGAAATTGCGGAGATGGGAGTCGATATCAATGAATTGGATGCTGACGGTCACACACCGCTCCACATGGCTGTCACGTTTAAAAAAGTGGAATCTGTGAAGCTCTTACTTGACCGGAATGCGGATCCCAATATCAAAAACTCGTCAGACAAAATTAATCCAACTGCTCTCCATGATGCAACATTTATTCTGTCCTCTCCAGACGAAGCTGAGATCGTAAAACTTCTGTTAAAGGCCGGGGCTGACCCGAATGTCACAGGTAACCAGAAGGAAACACCACTTCACAGAATTGCTCGTACAGGAAATCAATCCCTGGCTTTAGATGTTGCAAAAGACTTGATTGATGCCGGTGCAGATGTCAATTCCGAAGCATTTAGAGGAATGACTCCGCTTCAGTCTGCAGTAGCTCTAGGAAACACGGCACTGATCGATCTGCTCCTGACAGCAGGTGCCGATGCGGAACAACGGAATGATCATGGTTTTCGGGCAATCGATCAGATCAACGCATCTGCCAACCGTGAAGAGATTCAAAAGATCTTCGAAAAACATGGAGCCGATTCTGTCCGACGGCCGGAGTTGTTTGCGAAATATCGTAAAGATGAGAATTCGGAATGA
- the guaA gene encoding glutamine-hydrolyzing GMP synthase, with protein MTASETHTNESVKLDTVPNNEEVVLVFDFGSQTAQLIARRVREQNVFCQIVRHDLSADRVKEINPKGIILSGGPASVYGEGAPQPDPAIFDLDIPMLGICYGMQVLCKYLGSDVTPGTSREFGRTTCRVHEPNQFFAKIPEELTVWMSHGDQVNQLNEQFISLAATSSCPYAAVKHRQRPTFGLQFHPEVTHTEHGGQLLANFVRRVCGCQGTWKISSLIDREITSIRERVGKSRVICGLSGGVDSSVVAALLYRALGSQLSCIFVDNGLLRKGESDSVRNQFQDHFKTDLHVVDASKLFLDQLAGESDPQKKRKIIGKVFIDVFRKEAESIDDARFLAQGTLYPDVIESGANADGPAETIKSHHNVGGLPEELGFELIEPLRDLFKDEVRKMGLELGLPEQLVWRHPFPGPGLAVRCLGEILPDRLEILREADAILLEELRNAGLYRKVQQAFAVILPIQTVGVMGDGRTYEYVLAIRAVTTDDFMTADWAQLPHELLQTISTRITNSVRGVNRVVYDISSKPPSTIEWE; from the coding sequence ATGACTGCTTCGGAGACACACACCAACGAGTCTGTCAAACTCGATACCGTTCCCAATAACGAAGAAGTTGTGCTCGTGTTCGACTTCGGCTCGCAAACGGCTCAGCTGATTGCACGCCGTGTCCGTGAGCAGAATGTGTTCTGTCAGATTGTCCGCCACGATTTATCTGCAGATCGGGTCAAGGAAATCAATCCGAAAGGAATCATTCTTTCCGGTGGACCAGCCAGTGTTTACGGCGAGGGAGCCCCACAACCCGATCCGGCGATTTTCGATCTCGACATCCCCATGCTCGGCATTTGCTACGGGATGCAGGTTCTCTGCAAATATCTCGGCAGCGACGTCACACCCGGAACATCTCGTGAGTTTGGTCGTACAACCTGCCGCGTACATGAGCCGAATCAATTCTTTGCGAAAATTCCCGAAGAACTGACCGTCTGGATGAGTCACGGCGATCAGGTGAATCAACTGAACGAGCAATTTATCTCATTGGCAGCGACTTCCTCTTGTCCTTATGCAGCGGTCAAACATCGGCAGCGTCCGACTTTCGGACTGCAGTTTCATCCGGAAGTCACCCACACCGAACATGGCGGCCAATTACTGGCCAACTTTGTGAGACGAGTATGCGGCTGTCAAGGAACCTGGAAAATTTCCTCGCTGATCGACCGGGAAATTACTTCGATTCGCGAACGCGTCGGCAAGTCGCGTGTCATCTGTGGGTTGTCGGGCGGTGTCGATTCCTCAGTCGTCGCGGCTCTGTTATACCGGGCACTCGGCTCTCAGCTCTCCTGTATTTTCGTCGATAATGGTTTGTTGAGAAAAGGAGAATCGGATTCGGTCCGCAATCAGTTTCAGGATCACTTCAAAACGGATCTGCATGTCGTCGATGCCAGCAAGCTGTTTCTGGATCAACTGGCAGGCGAAAGCGATCCCCAGAAGAAACGCAAAATCATCGGCAAAGTCTTTATCGATGTTTTCCGCAAAGAAGCCGAGTCGATTGATGATGCCCGGTTTCTGGCACAGGGAACTTTGTATCCGGATGTGATCGAATCAGGAGCGAATGCGGATGGCCCAGCCGAGACCATTAAATCTCATCACAATGTCGGCGGGTTGCCCGAAGAACTCGGTTTCGAATTGATTGAGCCGTTGCGGGATCTGTTCAAGGATGAAGTCCGCAAAATGGGGCTCGAACTCGGCCTGCCCGAACAACTGGTCTGGCGACACCCGTTCCCCGGCCCGGGACTGGCTGTGAGATGTCTGGGAGAAATCTTGCCGGATCGACTTGAGATTCTTCGGGAAGCCGACGCGATTCTGCTGGAAGAGCTCAGGAATGCCGGTCTATATCGCAAAGTTCAGCAGGCGTTTGCGGTCATACTTCCGATTCAGACCGTCGGAGTGATGGGCGATGGCCGAACTTACGAATATGTGCTGGCCATCCGAGCCGTCACCACAGACGACTTCATGACAGCCGACTGGGCACAACTGCCTCACGAATTATTGCAGACAATTTCTACACGAATCACAAATTCCGTCCGCGGCGTCAATCGCGTTGTTTATGATATTAGTTCGAAACCGCCGAGTACGATTGAGTGGGAATAG
- the nrdR gene encoding transcriptional regulator NrdR: protein MICPYCRHDETKVIDSRTNAEFAIRRRRECLACNRRFTTFEKIEELPIKVIKKDGSRVPFNREKIREGLEKACYKRPVSENDIETLISQVEAEVYENFEREIPSRMIGEQVIEHLRKLDQVAFVRFASVYREFKDVNDFVAELGSMLKERTQK from the coding sequence ATGATTTGCCCTTATTGCCGTCACGATGAAACGAAAGTGATCGACTCGCGCACGAATGCGGAATTTGCGATTCGTCGTCGTCGGGAATGTCTGGCGTGCAATCGTCGTTTTACGACCTTCGAGAAAATCGAAGAGTTGCCGATTAAAGTCATCAAAAAAGATGGCTCACGGGTTCCTTTCAACCGGGAGAAAATCCGCGAAGGTCTCGAAAAAGCCTGCTATAAACGTCCGGTCAGTGAGAACGACATCGAAACGCTGATCAGTCAGGTCGAAGCGGAAGTTTACGAAAACTTCGAACGCGAAATCCCCTCACGGATGATTGGCGAGCAGGTGATCGAGCATCTTCGCAAACTGGATCAGGTGGCGTTTGTTCGCTTTGCTTCGGTTTATCGGGAATTTAAAGACGTCAACGACTTCGTCGCAGAACTCGGCTCGATGCTGAAAGAACGGACGCAGAAGTAA
- a CDS encoding DMT family transporter codes for MSIPETATSDKALDSPAEGHPHLWFGVICALVAAVGYTCANIALRQSARPGNLEWSMWITAHKAIPATILTWTLVLNNYRKGRPAFPPKGLFLPLIATGLLMQFGGNMMFQFALGLIGLAMTVPMTFAMILIAGAVSSRLFLGEPITLRTLLAMSILMFAVTILSMGAGEASESILKTATRAEILLGIFSAMIAGTCYGLAGTVIRRNVKNLPVSATLFLISTTGTVAMTTAAFLSNPLEDLLATTPKEVVIMQLAGVFNAMAFYAIGTAYRHLAVTQTNMLNTTQIAMASVAGVVVFAEPMTIWLILGVVFTMIGLYLMERR; via the coding sequence ATGTCCATTCCCGAGACTGCCACTTCCGACAAAGCATTGGACTCACCTGCTGAGGGACATCCGCATCTCTGGTTTGGAGTGATCTGTGCACTGGTCGCCGCAGTGGGATACACCTGCGCCAACATCGCACTCCGGCAAAGTGCCAGGCCCGGAAATCTTGAATGGTCGATGTGGATCACTGCTCATAAAGCCATCCCCGCCACCATCCTCACCTGGACGCTGGTACTCAATAATTACCGCAAAGGTCGCCCAGCATTTCCACCCAAGGGCTTATTTCTGCCATTGATCGCAACGGGCTTACTGATGCAGTTCGGCGGAAACATGATGTTCCAGTTCGCGCTCGGTTTGATCGGCCTGGCGATGACAGTCCCGATGACTTTCGCCATGATATTAATAGCCGGCGCGGTTTCCAGTCGCTTGTTTCTGGGAGAACCGATCACATTGCGTACGCTGCTGGCAATGTCGATTCTGATGTTCGCCGTGACAATTCTCAGCATGGGAGCGGGGGAAGCCTCGGAGTCGATTCTGAAAACAGCAACGCGAGCAGAAATCCTGCTGGGCATTTTTTCAGCCATGATCGCCGGCACCTGCTATGGACTAGCCGGGACGGTTATTCGCCGGAATGTCAAAAACCTGCCGGTCTCGGCCACTCTGTTTTTGATCAGCACAACAGGCACCGTTGCCATGACAACAGCCGCGTTCCTCAGTAATCCACTGGAAGACCTGCTCGCAACAACTCCTAAAGAAGTCGTCATTATGCAATTGGCGGGCGTCTTCAATGCAATGGCATTTTACGCCATTGGAACCGCTTATCGTCATTTGGCCGTCACGCAGACAAATATGCTCAACACCACTCAAATCGCCATGGCTTCGGTAGCCGGGGTGGTTGTCTTCGCAGAACCGATGACCATCTGGCTGATTCTGGGTGTTGTGTTCACGATGATCGGCTTGTATCTGATGGAACGCCGCTAA
- a CDS encoding type I 3-dehydroquinate dehydratase, with protein sequence MLCISVTPTSRTLAKVDLLNASRQGDIIELCIDHLAKEPDFKDMLDGISKPVIVSCRRQQDGGKWHGTEEERLTLLRQAIVAGPDYIELDLDFAPKVPRFGSTQRVIAVTRMDRPEYDIDSIFDEAVTHRADVLKFRWPTPSMDEAWPLLAAVSQRRALPIVGQGTGRPELTFSLLGQKYDSPWIYAALEKGMEDHPGQATIEELRDVYAIDEIDRQTKFIAVAGFGETEQETVRLLNVGFKSLSLNTRCLPVEIEKLDRLGKMFDILKIKVLIANSKLGMRIQSFAEVTDEADAATGFLDLLLKRADGWHGYNSLRRSTLKNLEPKLKEAFPNESMLNRRTVLVIGNGGLAKTAVSIFQNKQAIVSLTGPDEKVAKQEANDLEVRHVPFQALYDTHHDIVVLASPDLQKGSGRLQLNPSYLRPDLLVLDFASLSSEHPLSREAKERGCLLVDGREIWRDQMQAQFKTITGETLQIS encoded by the coding sequence ATGCTCTGTATTTCTGTTACACCGACTTCACGGACACTAGCGAAGGTTGACCTGTTGAATGCATCCCGGCAGGGAGACATCATCGAACTTTGTATCGATCATCTGGCCAAGGAGCCGGATTTCAAGGATATGCTCGATGGGATCAGCAAGCCGGTGATTGTTTCCTGCCGACGTCAGCAGGATGGCGGAAAGTGGCATGGAACGGAAGAGGAACGTCTGACATTATTGAGGCAAGCCATTGTGGCTGGTCCCGATTACATCGAACTCGATCTGGATTTTGCTCCAAAAGTACCACGCTTTGGTAGTACGCAGCGAGTGATTGCCGTCACGAGAATGGATCGGCCCGAGTATGATATTGATTCGATTTTCGATGAAGCGGTCACGCATCGAGCCGATGTTCTCAAGTTCCGCTGGCCAACACCCTCCATGGATGAGGCCTGGCCATTGTTGGCCGCGGTGAGCCAGCGACGCGCTTTGCCGATTGTCGGTCAGGGCACGGGGCGACCAGAATTGACTTTCTCCCTGCTAGGTCAGAAATACGACTCGCCGTGGATTTATGCCGCTCTTGAAAAAGGAATGGAAGATCATCCGGGTCAGGCGACCATCGAAGAACTTCGTGATGTATATGCGATTGACGAAATTGATCGACAGACTAAATTCATCGCTGTCGCTGGTTTTGGAGAGACTGAACAGGAAACCGTCCGATTACTCAATGTGGGATTTAAATCGCTCTCGCTCAATACACGATGTCTGCCGGTTGAGATTGAAAAGCTCGATCGCCTCGGGAAGATGTTCGACATTTTGAAGATCAAGGTTTTGATTGCCAATTCGAAACTGGGGATGCGGATTCAATCGTTTGCGGAAGTGACTGACGAAGCCGATGCCGCGACCGGTTTTCTCGATTTGCTCCTCAAGCGAGCCGATGGCTGGCATGGATACAATTCGCTGCGACGCAGCACGCTGAAAAATCTGGAGCCGAAATTGAAGGAAGCGTTTCCGAATGAGTCGATGCTCAATCGGCGTACTGTGCTTGTGATTGGTAATGGCGGGCTGGCAAAAACAGCAGTCAGTATTTTTCAGAATAAACAGGCAATCGTCAGTTTGACAGGTCCCGATGAGAAAGTCGCCAAACAGGAAGCGAACGATCTGGAAGTGAGGCACGTTCCCTTCCAGGCATTGTACGATACGCATCATGACATCGTTGTTCTGGCTTCTCCCGATCTGCAAAAAGGCTCAGGTCGATTGCAACTCAATCCGTCCTACTTGCGGCCTGATTTATTGGTACTCGATTTCGCCAGCCTGTCCAGCGAACACCCACTGAGCCGGGAAGCAAAAGAACGGGGCTGCCTGCTGGTCGATGGTCGGGAAATCTGGCGGGATCAAATGCAAGCTCAGTTCAAAACAATCACGGGAGAAACCCTGCAAATTTCCTGA